A region from the Streptomyces sp. NBC_01445 genome encodes:
- a CDS encoding polyketide synthase, which yields MSAPTVDAALSVVRLSWEGPVAVVTMDDPGGRNTFSAGLTSGLVDSIEQAAADPRTRAVVVEGRPELFCAGGTQRELVNFARGNGSFDTDDFFRVFARCPLPVIASVQGHAIGGGLVLALYADFAVFSERSMYAGNFMKYGFTPGMGASYLFPSRFGRELGTEMLFTARNYRGAELRERGAPVRVVPHQDVPGTARELALSMTGAPRASIELLKRELAVPLLAATGEAVAREAALHRTSFRLPEVMERIVGAYGTAATDTS from the coding sequence ATGAGCGCACCGACCGTCGATGCCGCTCTGTCCGTCGTCCGGCTGTCCTGGGAGGGGCCTGTCGCCGTCGTCACCATGGACGACCCGGGCGGCCGCAACACGTTCTCGGCCGGCCTGACCTCGGGCCTCGTCGACTCGATCGAGCAGGCCGCCGCCGACCCGCGCACCCGGGCCGTCGTCGTCGAGGGCAGGCCCGAGCTGTTCTGCGCGGGCGGCACCCAGCGCGAGCTGGTCAACTTCGCCCGGGGGAACGGGAGTTTCGACACCGACGACTTCTTCCGGGTCTTCGCCCGGTGCCCGCTGCCCGTGATCGCCTCGGTGCAGGGCCACGCCATCGGCGGCGGGCTCGTGCTCGCCCTCTACGCCGACTTCGCGGTCTTCAGCGAACGCTCCATGTACGCGGGCAACTTCATGAAGTACGGCTTCACGCCCGGCATGGGCGCCAGCTACCTGTTCCCGAGCCGCTTCGGGCGCGAACTGGGTACGGAGATGCTCTTCACCGCCCGGAACTACCGCGGCGCCGAGTTGCGCGAGCGCGGCGCCCCGGTCCGCGTCGTGCCGCACCAGGACGTGCCGGGCACGGCCCGGGAACTGGCGCTGTCGATGACGGGCGCCCCGCGTGCGTCGATCGAGCTGCTCAAGCGGGAGCTGGCCGTGCCGCTGCTGGCCGCGACGGGCGAGGCGGTGGCCCGCGAGGCGGCCCTGCACCGCACGTCGTTCCGGCTGCCCGAGGTGATGGAACGCATCGTCGGCGCGTACGGCACTGCCGCCACCGACACGAGCTGA
- a CDS encoding SDR family NAD(P)-dependent oxidoreductase, translated as MDGMDGMDAKEILTRVKTGALDAASAAALLRAEATPAPVPAPAAGVDGATAAALLRAAAGQATPAAPAPAPAGVPEPIAVIGYSARFPGADDADTFWQRILDGDDLVTEVPAERWRIADHYDADPAAEGKSVSKWGAFVDGADRFDADFFRMTPREAELTDPQARLFLQEAWRALEHAGQRTGALAGARVGVHAGVMMNDYQDLIERESEHTRLAQVMQGNSNSLLAARIAYHLDLKGPAVTVDTACSSSLVALHQACQSLWLGEADMMLVGGVTLYLTELPHVFMSRAGMLSPSGRCRPFDASADGIVPGEGCAVVVLKPLSRAVADGDPVHGVIRAGGLNQDGRTNGITAPSAASQARLIAGTLDRFGLDPHGVDYVECHGTGTPLGDPIEITALNQVFGPAGRPPGSVPIGSVKGNVGHTSAAAGLAGLIKAMGVVRTGQVPPSLHCSAATLNPGIPFEDGPFTVATERLTLPGTGGRPRRASVSSFGFSGTNAYVVVEQPPPAGPVTAVATDLPVLVPVSGRRPGALADRAAELARWLRSPGGADAALADLAHTLSCARDHHPHRAALLVDDREQLLDSLDRLAVGGNDERRVEGPAAPAASARTADREARRARAALLRRVLDRAADEPGNRGHLRELARLYAEGHDVDFTRLCPPGRYRRISVPGYAFARDRHYVSARPAASAVPDPHAVPDAFDTHDTLDDLVLYAPGWQDAPLPADAPRPAQGPLLVHDTRGDLAAALGGTGLDEIDTVRATEPDAVTLVVRIGPDPDADAAAFAALRTVLSAFRTQRLTVLAVTADALRADAARALVQTLRQENPRLDGRALLVADDGAAAAPSVRAELAVPQAESGHLADVRGARRVRRVLRPAALPEEGFVPRPDGVYLVTGGMGGIGRALARRLAARPGTRVVVCGRTPWAELDPAARPPADGAGGIRYVRADVTAPEGAAELVAGILAHEGALHGVFHAAGVVRDAYLLRKTPADVAAVLAPKTAGAAALDEATAGLPLDVFALFSSVAAVSGNIGQADYAYANGALDALAERRAGLTAAGERHGRTVSVQWPLWDVPGMTIPEPVREVVEEHVGMVPLPAERGLRALERLLGPGGPQVVSLFHGRADAWHRHLAELHLLPGLESAAPAPAGAVDTTSPHVTPDGLVELVCRTVADTLGHDPSAIGPRTSLEALGLDSVMIRTLASKLSAQVAPVGPEMLFGLRDLTELAGHLARLTPQRAPAAVTVEPSGPSVAEPPVRAAAAVTGTPHDGPAVGPALGPASGPDDAVAIVGLAGRYPGADDPEAFWENLLVGKDTVGDLPTDRWRSAGGVRAKGHFLDRVDSFDPAFFGLSAREAAFTDPQERLFLEVAWEALEDAGLAGARLDALTAPDGEPRSVGVFAGITSADYPLLGAERWAAGHRDMPSGHFWSLPNRLSYLLDLRGPSQPVDTACSSSLVALHLAVEALRRGECAAALVGGVNLYLHPSRFRMLRQSGFLAEDGLCRSFGAGGAGFGPGEGAGAVVVKPLARALADGDTVHAVIRGTAVAHGGRTNGFTAPSPWAQARVLREALRRSGVDPATVNVIEAHGTGTELGDPVELAGLQESYGRGDAAAVPCSLGSVKSAIGHGESAAGIAALTKVLLQLRHGTVAPTWHADPVNPGLGLAGTRFSLQYEAAPWPRLRDASGRELPRRAGVSSFGAGGVNAHVVVEEHLPRPVADESAPQPAGRELVVLSAPTPAHLAATAARLSQWLPGAGAPLADVARTLRSGRAVHEHRLAVVADSAAQLAAELARFAADGTASGALRTGTAGTARAQAPETDDLVAALWRADRPEQIADLWVTGWEVDWTALDPGPGRIVSVPPSAFIRGRYWLAEDEDDDETADAGTPAETPAETPIQAPAETPLQALAEVPAEASADPASGPASDPRLARIVEFVGELAAGPGAEGPVDTGRTLVELGVDSIGAMNLRFEITERFGETLPLQLLSEFTVDELVARLSDLQSQ; from the coding sequence ATGGACGGCATGGACGGCATGGACGCGAAAGAGATCCTGACCCGAGTCAAGACCGGTGCGCTGGACGCCGCGTCCGCCGCTGCGCTGCTGCGGGCCGAGGCCACCCCCGCACCGGTGCCCGCACCGGCCGCCGGGGTGGACGGCGCCACCGCGGCCGCTCTGCTGCGGGCGGCGGCCGGCCAGGCCACCCCGGCCGCGCCGGCGCCCGCGCCCGCGGGCGTGCCCGAGCCCATCGCCGTCATCGGCTACAGCGCCCGGTTCCCCGGCGCCGATGACGCCGACACCTTCTGGCAGCGGATCCTGGACGGGGACGACCTCGTCACCGAGGTGCCCGCCGAGCGGTGGCGCATCGCGGACCACTACGACGCCGACCCCGCGGCCGAGGGCAAATCGGTCTCCAAATGGGGCGCCTTCGTGGACGGTGCCGACCGGTTCGACGCCGACTTCTTCCGGATGACCCCGCGCGAGGCCGAGCTCACCGACCCGCAGGCCCGGCTCTTCCTCCAGGAGGCATGGCGCGCGCTGGAACACGCCGGGCAGCGCACCGGAGCGCTCGCGGGAGCCCGTGTCGGCGTGCACGCCGGCGTCATGATGAACGACTACCAGGACCTCATCGAGCGGGAGAGCGAGCACACCCGGCTCGCGCAGGTCATGCAGGGCAACTCCAACTCGCTGCTCGCCGCCCGCATCGCCTACCACCTCGATCTCAAGGGTCCGGCCGTCACCGTCGACACGGCGTGCTCGTCCTCCCTCGTCGCCCTCCACCAGGCCTGCCAGTCGCTGTGGCTCGGCGAGGCCGACATGATGCTCGTCGGCGGCGTCACCCTCTACCTCACCGAACTGCCGCACGTCTTCATGAGCCGGGCGGGGATGCTCTCGCCCAGCGGGCGCTGCCGTCCCTTCGACGCGTCCGCCGACGGCATCGTCCCCGGCGAGGGCTGCGCCGTCGTCGTGCTCAAACCCCTGTCCAGGGCGGTCGCCGACGGAGACCCCGTGCACGGGGTGATCCGCGCCGGAGGCCTCAACCAGGACGGCAGGACGAACGGGATCACGGCGCCCAGTGCCGCCTCGCAGGCCCGGCTCATCGCCGGCACGCTCGACCGGTTCGGCCTGGACCCGCACGGTGTCGACTACGTCGAGTGCCACGGCACCGGCACCCCGCTGGGCGACCCCATCGAAATCACCGCGCTCAACCAGGTGTTCGGGCCCGCGGGCCGGCCGCCGGGCAGCGTGCCGATCGGCTCGGTCAAGGGCAACGTCGGCCACACCTCGGCCGCGGCCGGGCTCGCCGGGCTGATCAAGGCCATGGGTGTCGTACGCACCGGGCAGGTGCCCCCCTCGCTGCACTGCTCGGCCGCGACGCTCAACCCCGGCATCCCCTTCGAGGACGGCCCGTTCACCGTCGCCACGGAGCGGCTCACCCTGCCCGGCACCGGGGGACGGCCGCGCCGCGCCTCCGTCAGCTCGTTCGGCTTCAGCGGCACCAACGCCTACGTCGTCGTCGAGCAGCCCCCGCCCGCAGGACCCGTCACCGCCGTCGCGACCGACCTGCCCGTGCTCGTGCCGGTGTCCGGCCGCCGCCCCGGCGCGCTCGCCGACCGTGCCGCCGAACTCGCCCGCTGGCTGCGCTCGCCCGGCGGGGCCGACGCCGCACTCGCCGACCTCGCGCACACCCTGTCGTGCGCCCGTGACCACCACCCGCACAGGGCCGCGCTGCTCGTCGACGACCGGGAGCAACTCCTCGACTCGCTCGACCGGCTGGCGGTGGGCGGGAACGACGAACGACGCGTCGAAGGGCCTGCCGCGCCTGCCGCAAGCGCGCGGACCGCCGACCGCGAGGCCCGCCGCGCCCGCGCCGCGCTCCTGCGCCGCGTCCTCGACCGGGCGGCGGACGAGCCCGGGAACCGGGGGCACCTGCGCGAACTGGCCCGGCTCTACGCCGAGGGCCACGACGTCGACTTCACCCGGCTGTGCCCGCCCGGCCGCTACCGCCGCATCTCCGTCCCCGGATACGCCTTCGCACGCGACCGCCACTACGTGAGCGCGCGGCCCGCCGCGAGCGCCGTCCCCGACCCCCACGCCGTCCCCGACGCCTTCGACACTCACGACACCCTCGACGACCTCGTCCTGTACGCGCCCGGTTGGCAGGACGCCCCCCTTCCCGCCGACGCCCCGCGCCCCGCCCAGGGGCCGCTGCTCGTGCACGACACCCGGGGCGACCTCGCCGCCGCGCTGGGCGGCACCGGCCTCGACGAGATCGACACGGTGCGGGCCACGGAGCCCGACGCCGTCACGCTCGTGGTGCGCATCGGCCCGGACCCGGACGCCGACGCGGCGGCGTTCGCCGCCCTGCGCACGGTGCTCTCCGCCTTCCGCACACAGCGGCTGACCGTGCTCGCCGTCACCGCCGACGCCCTGCGGGCCGACGCCGCGCGCGCCCTCGTACAGACGCTGCGCCAGGAGAACCCGCGCCTGGACGGACGTGCCCTGCTCGTCGCCGACGACGGGGCCGCGGCCGCACCGTCCGTCCGGGCCGAACTGGCCGTGCCCCAGGCCGAGTCGGGACACCTCGCCGACGTGCGCGGCGCCCGCCGCGTACGCCGTGTGCTGCGCCCCGCCGCCCTGCCCGAAGAGGGCTTCGTGCCACGCCCCGACGGCGTGTACCTGGTCACCGGCGGCATGGGCGGCATCGGACGTGCGCTGGCGCGCCGGCTCGCCGCGCGTCCCGGCACCCGGGTCGTGGTGTGCGGGCGCACCCCCTGGGCCGAGCTGGATCCGGCCGCGCGTCCTCCGGCGGACGGGGCCGGAGGCATCCGCTACGTACGCGCCGACGTCACCGCCCCGGAGGGGGCCGCGGAACTGGTCGCCGGCATCCTCGCCCACGAGGGCGCCCTGCACGGTGTCTTCCACGCCGCGGGCGTGGTCCGCGACGCGTACCTGCTGCGCAAGACTCCCGCCGACGTGGCCGCGGTGCTCGCCCCCAAGACCGCCGGTGCCGCCGCACTCGACGAGGCGACGGCAGGACTGCCGCTCGACGTCTTCGCCCTGTTCTCCTCGGTCGCGGCGGTCAGCGGCAACATCGGCCAGGCCGACTACGCCTACGCCAACGGCGCGCTGGACGCCCTGGCCGAGCGCCGCGCGGGTCTCACCGCCGCGGGGGAGCGGCACGGTCGCACCGTGTCGGTGCAGTGGCCGCTGTGGGACGTGCCGGGGATGACCATCCCCGAGCCGGTGCGCGAGGTGGTCGAGGAGCACGTCGGCATGGTCCCGCTCCCCGCCGAGCGGGGACTGCGAGCCCTGGAGCGGCTGCTCGGCCCGGGCGGTCCGCAGGTCGTGTCGCTCTTCCACGGCCGGGCGGACGCCTGGCACCGCCACCTCGCCGAATTGCACCTGCTGCCGGGCCTGGAGAGCGCGGCCCCGGCCCCGGCCGGCGCCGTGGACACGACCTCACCCCACGTCACGCCCGACGGCCTGGTGGAACTGGTCTGCCGCACGGTCGCCGACACCCTCGGCCACGACCCGTCGGCGATCGGCCCGCGCACCTCCCTGGAGGCGCTCGGCCTCGACTCGGTGATGATCCGCACGCTGGCGTCGAAGCTGAGTGCCCAAGTGGCCCCGGTCGGCCCGGAGATGCTCTTCGGCCTGCGCGATCTGACCGAACTGGCGGGCCACCTCGCGCGCCTGACCCCGCAGCGGGCACCGGCCGCCGTGACCGTCGAGCCGTCCGGACCGTCCGTCGCCGAGCCGCCCGTACGGGCCGCTGCCGCGGTGACGGGCACCCCCCACGACGGCCCCGCAGTCGGCCCCGCACTCGGCCCGGCATCCGGCCCCGATGACGCCGTGGCCATCGTCGGGCTCGCCGGGCGCTACCCCGGGGCGGACGACCCCGAGGCGTTCTGGGAGAACCTGCTCGTCGGCAAGGACACCGTCGGCGACCTGCCCACCGACCGCTGGCGCAGTGCCGGCGGCGTACGGGCCAAGGGGCACTTCCTCGACCGGGTGGACTCCTTCGACCCCGCTTTCTTCGGTCTGTCGGCGCGGGAAGCCGCCTTCACCGACCCACAGGAGCGGCTCTTCCTCGAAGTCGCCTGGGAGGCGCTGGAGGACGCCGGACTCGCCGGGGCCCGCCTCGACGCCCTCACCGCGCCCGACGGCGAGCCCCGCAGCGTCGGTGTCTTCGCGGGCATCACCTCCGCCGACTACCCGCTGCTCGGCGCCGAGCGCTGGGCGGCAGGCCACCGGGACATGCCCTCCGGCCACTTCTGGTCGCTGCCGAACCGGCTTTCGTACCTCCTCGACCTGCGGGGTCCCAGCCAGCCGGTCGACACCGCCTGTTCGTCCTCGCTGGTCGCCCTGCACCTGGCCGTGGAGGCGCTGCGGCGCGGCGAGTGCGCCGCCGCGCTCGTCGGCGGGGTCAACCTCTATCTGCACCCTTCCCGGTTCCGCATGCTGCGGCAGTCCGGATTCCTCGCCGAGGACGGCCTGTGCCGCAGCTTCGGCGCGGGGGGCGCCGGGTTCGGGCCCGGCGAGGGCGCCGGGGCCGTCGTGGTCAAACCGCTGGCGCGCGCCCTCGCCGACGGCGACACCGTGCACGCCGTGATCCGCGGCACCGCCGTTGCCCATGGCGGCCGCACCAACGGCTTCACCGCGCCCAGCCCGTGGGCCCAGGCCCGGGTGCTGCGCGAGGCTCTGCGCCGCTCCGGCGTGGACCCGGCCACCGTGAACGTGATCGAGGCCCACGGCACCGGCACCGAACTCGGCGACCCTGTCGAACTCGCCGGTCTACAGGAGTCGTACGGCCGGGGCGACGCGGCCGCGGTGCCCTGCTCCCTCGGCTCGGTCAAGTCCGCCATCGGCCACGGGGAGTCCGCCGCGGGTATCGCCGCTCTCACCAAGGTGCTGCTCCAGCTGCGCCACGGCACGGTGGCGCCCACCTGGCACGCCGATCCCGTCAACCCCGGCCTCGGCCTCGCCGGCACGCGCTTCAGCCTTCAGTACGAGGCCGCACCCTGGCCGCGGCTGCGCGACGCCTCGGGCCGCGAACTGCCCCGCCGCGCGGGCGTCAGCTCGTTCGGCGCGGGCGGCGTCAACGCCCATGTCGTCGTGGAGGAGCATCTGCCACGCCCGGTGGCCGACGAGAGCGCGCCGCAGCCGGCCGGGCGGGAGCTCGTCGTCCTGTCCGCGCCCACCCCCGCCCACCTCGCCGCCACCGCCGCACGCCTGTCCCAGTGGCTGCCCGGCGCCGGCGCCCCGCTCGCGGACGTGGCCCGCACGCTGCGCAGCGGGCGCGCGGTCCACGAGCACCGCCTCGCCGTCGTCGCCGACTCCGCCGCTCAACTCGCCGCGGAACTGGCCCGGTTCGCCGCGGACGGCACCGCCTCCGGCGCGCTGCGCACGGGCACCGCCGGCACGGCCCGTGCCCAGGCCCCGGAGACCGACGACCTGGTGGCCGCGCTGTGGCGGGCGGACCGTCCTGAGCAGATCGCCGATCTGTGGGTGACCGGCTGGGAGGTCGACTGGACGGCGCTCGACCCCGGCCCGGGCCGCATCGTGTCCGTACCGCCATCGGCGTTCATCAGGGGCCGTTACTGGCTCGCCGAGGACGAGGACGACGACGAGACCGCCGACGCCGGAACCCCGGCCGAAACCCCGGCCGAAACCCCGATCCAAGCCCCGGCCGAAACCCCGCTCCAAGCCTTGGCCGAAGTTCCGGCAGAAGCCTCGGCCGATCCGGCGTCCGGCCCGGCGTCGGACCCCCGTCTCGCCCGCATCGTCGAGTTTGTCGGCGAGCTGGCCGCCGGGCCCGGCGCCGAGGGGCCCGTCGACACGGGACGGACCCTCGTCGAACTCGGCGTGGACTCCATCGGCGCGATGAACCTGCGCTTCGAGATCACCGAGCGGTTCGGCGAGACGCTGCCGCTCCAGCTGCTCAGCGAGTTCACCGTCGACGAACTCGTCGCCCGCCTGTCCGACCTGCAGAGCCAGTAG
- a CDS encoding enoyl-CoA hydratase/isomerase family protein yields MTAVTLTAARGVLRARLDRPELRNAVTPELLDGLHAALDSAEADPHCRVLVLSARGEDFCAGTDLSDGVPAEVPEPGADELPYWKLLDRLTRTPVVTVALVDGHATAGGVGLAAACDLVIAGPRARFRLTEALVGLVPAMALPFVARRTGEQRAFSATLLAEALDAAGAVAAGLADTAADDAEQALRRALVELSRVDRPTAGALKEYRARLFPRDERLGLDAGRAFLDRLTDPAVHRLIGERAA; encoded by the coding sequence ATGACCGCCGTCACCCTGACCGCGGCCCGCGGAGTGCTCCGCGCCCGCCTCGACCGGCCCGAACTGCGCAACGCCGTCACGCCGGAGCTCCTCGACGGCCTGCACGCGGCGCTCGACAGCGCCGAGGCCGATCCGCACTGCCGGGTCCTGGTCCTGTCCGCGCGGGGCGAGGACTTCTGCGCCGGCACCGACCTGTCGGACGGGGTGCCCGCCGAGGTGCCGGAACCGGGAGCGGACGAACTCCCGTACTGGAAACTCCTCGACCGTCTCACCCGCACCCCCGTCGTCACCGTCGCCCTGGTCGACGGCCACGCCACCGCGGGCGGCGTCGGGCTCGCGGCCGCCTGCGACCTGGTGATCGCCGGTCCGCGGGCCCGCTTCCGCCTCACCGAGGCCCTCGTCGGTCTGGTGCCCGCCATGGCGCTGCCGTTCGTGGCGCGCAGGACCGGTGAGCAGCGGGCGTTCTCGGCCACCCTGCTCGCCGAGGCCCTGGACGCCGCCGGCGCGGTCGCGGCCGGCCTCGCCGACACGGCCGCCGACGACGCCGAACAGGCCCTGCGGCGCGCCCTGGTGGAACTCAGCCGGGTCGACCGGCCCACCGCCGGGGCGCTCAAGGAGTACCGGGCCCGGCTCTTCCCCCGCGACGAGCGGCTCGGCCTTGATGCGGGACGTGCCTTCCTGGACCGGCTCACCGACCCCGCCGTGCACCGCCTGATCGGGGAGCGTGCCGCATGA